A window of Sphingobacterium sp. SRCM116780 contains these coding sequences:
- a CDS encoding OmpH family outer membrane protein has protein sequence MKNKPYLLYSLLLLCLGLGLWNFIQSREKIVYVDTAKLFQEYSETVKINKKLEEQAKQYEENIDTLMKEVQLAMSDYERKGSKLDATSRSKLEQKINEKQLDLQRYQAVIKEKLEKQRGEEFASAVNNINSFLKEYGVREGYRMILIANPAGTIAYAQDNTDITSDIIKELNQKSK, from the coding sequence ATGAAAAATAAACCTTATTTATTGTATAGCCTACTCTTGTTATGTCTTGGATTAGGACTTTGGAATTTCATCCAGTCTCGTGAAAAGATCGTTTACGTGGACACCGCTAAGTTATTTCAAGAATATAGTGAAACCGTTAAAATAAATAAAAAGCTGGAAGAGCAAGCTAAACAATATGAGGAGAATATAGATACATTGATGAAGGAGGTGCAGTTGGCTATGAGTGATTATGAAAGAAAGGGATCAAAATTGGATGCTACTAGTCGATCAAAATTGGAACAAAAAATCAATGAAAAACAACTGGATCTGCAGCGTTATCAGGCTGTGATAAAAGAAAAATTAGAAAAACAGCGTGGAGAGGAATTTGCTTCTGCGGTCAATAATATCAATAGTTTTCTAAAAGAGTATGGAGTCCGTGAAGGATATCGAATGATCTTGATCGCAAATCCTGCAGGTACGATTGCTTATGCACAGGACAATACAGATATTACAAGTGATATCATAAAAGAACTTAACCAGAAGAGTAAATAA